The following are from one region of the Polaribacter marinaquae genome:
- a CDS encoding DUF5687 family protein has product MMLRFLKLEWKQFLRSASFGKSIAIKIIMGFFVLYFLATFLIIGIGGYYILKKQFPESDPLQLVNSYLLYAILGDLIFRYLMQKLPVMNIKPMLILPIKKSKLVHYVLGKSSVSFFNILGLFFYIPFSVVLIKEGYNTSGVLGWLFALILIIQSANFLNFLINKNKVALGVIAVTLLTLIGLQKFNIFDVTSYGGSVFDGIYQNPIYALIFLVVLVLLYQLNYKQLRNLVYLDEAVSQKVEEAKSLDLSFTDKLGDVAPFIKNDMRLIWRNKRTKTVFLMSFLFLFYGLIFFTQKTYREMPAMLMFASLFVTGGFALNYGQFIPAWDSAHYKMLMSQSFKYRKFLESKWILMVFMTSFLYILSFPYLYFGIDIFLMITAGAIFNIGFNSLFLLFAGSFNRKRIDLNKSGFGNTQGTSATQFLIILPLMVFPMLVFWLFDKFVGGNSGYIVVASIGIISLLCKKYALNLIEKQYIKNKYVMINAFGKEA; this is encoded by the coding sequence ATGATGTTACGCTTTTTAAAACTAGAATGGAAGCAATTTCTTCGATCAGCTTCTTTCGGAAAAAGTATTGCCATTAAAATAATTATGGGCTTTTTTGTCCTGTATTTTTTAGCTACTTTTTTAATAATAGGTATTGGAGGTTATTATATTTTAAAGAAACAATTTCCAGAATCCGACCCATTACAATTGGTAAATTCTTATTTGTTATATGCAATTTTAGGAGATTTAATTTTTAGATATCTAATGCAGAAATTGCCGGTTATGAATATAAAACCTATGTTAATTTTACCAATTAAAAAAAGTAAATTGGTACATTATGTTTTAGGTAAATCTTCTGTTTCGTTTTTTAACATCTTAGGTTTATTTTTCTACATCCCTTTTTCTGTAGTTTTAATAAAAGAGGGTTACAATACTTCGGGTGTTTTAGGTTGGTTATTTGCGCTGATATTAATTATTCAATCTGCCAATTTTTTAAATTTTTTAATTAATAAAAATAAAGTTGCTTTAGGTGTAATAGCTGTTACTTTATTAACCTTAATTGGTTTACAAAAGTTTAATATTTTTGATGTTACATCGTACGGTGGCTCTGTTTTTGATGGCATTTATCAAAACCCAATTTACGCATTAATTTTTTTAGTGGTGTTGGTTTTGTTGTATCAATTAAACTACAAACAATTAAGAAACCTTGTGTATTTAGATGAAGCAGTTTCTCAAAAAGTAGAAGAAGCAAAATCTTTAGACTTATCTTTTACTGATAAATTAGGAGATGTTGCGCCATTTATTAAAAACGATATGCGTTTAATTTGGCGAAATAAAAGAACTAAAACTGTCTTTTTAATGTCGTTTTTATTTTTGTTCTACGGATTGATATTTTTCACCCAAAAAACATACAGAGAAATGCCAGCAATGTTAATGTTTGCCTCTTTATTTGTAACAGGTGGTTTTGCCCTAAATTACGGTCAGTTTATTCCTGCTTGGGATAGTGCGCATTATAAAATGTTAATGAGTCAAAGTTTTAAATACCGTAAGTTTTTAGAATCTAAATGGATTTTAATGGTATTTATGACTTCTTTTTTATACATATTAAGTTTTCCGTATTTGTATTTCGGAATCGATATTTTTTTAATGATTACCGCCGGTGCAATCTTTAATATCGGTTTTAATTCACTCTTTTTATTATTTGCAGGATCTTTTAATAGAAAAAGAATTGATTTAAATAAAAGCGGATTTGGTAACACACAAGGTACAAGTGCAACTCAGTTTTTAATTATACTGCCATTAATGGTTTTTCCTATGTTGGTTTTTTGGTTGTTCGACAAATTTGTGGGCGGTAATTCTGGTTACATCGTAGTGGCATCTATAGGAATAATAAGTTTATTATGTAAAAAATATGCTTTAAACCTGATAGAAAAACAGTACATAAAAAACAAATATGTGATGATTAATGCTTTCGGAAAAGAAGCATAA